CACCGTGAGGTCCCGCGCCGCCGCGTCGAAGGACGCAGGCACGGTGAGGATCACTTCCTGCTCTCCGAGGGGCGCGCCGTGCTCCGCCTGCCACGCCTCGCCCAGGTGGTCGAGGTAGCGGAACGACGCCTCCACCGGCGAGATCTTCTCCACGTCCTCCGGCGCTCCCGGCGGGAGGATCGCGCCGCGGCGATCTACGCCGTCGTGACACAGCCAGCTCTTCGCGCTCGACACCACGCGCGCCGGAGCTTCCAGCGCGCGCTCGCGGGCCAGCTCTCCCACGGCGAACCGCCGCCGCTCGTCCCACGGCAAGGGCAGCGCGCCCTCGCTCTCGTGAGCGAAGTACAAGAACGACGGCAACAGCGCTCGCGCGTCCAGCTGACCGCGGGCCACCAGCTGAGGCACCTTCAAGACGACGGGCTCTTCACCGTCCAGTGTGGCCGCCGCCGTGTGCGTGGTTCCCAGATCGATACCGACGACCTGCTTCACAGCTCGACCTCCGCCGGCGCCAGCACCTCGGCGCTGCCGTCACCCACCAGGGACGGCAGCTCGAGCTTCTCCAAGCGCCAGCCCTTGTGCCGCAGCACGCCGGTGAACGGCCCCGAGCCGGAGACGTTGCCCACCAGCTTCACGCTCGCGGGATCGTACCCCTCCGGAACAGTTACCTTGTCGCCCTCGTCCTCGCTGCGGATGGCGGCAATCTTCGCGTGCTTGGCCAAGGCCTTGCGACAGCCTTCGTGCACCACCCGCGCTGCGGCTCCGATGTCCGCATCGGAGAAGCCGGCCACGTCCTGCTGCAGGAAGTCCACCAAGCGTCCTTCTCGTTGCAGGAGCGAGAGCAGCTGCAACGCGGGCGTGACCTCGGGTGCCTTCTTCTTCTCCTCCACCGGTGGTGGCAGCTCCGGCATGCCGTCTCGCACGGCGTGGGCCCGCTCCGCGAAGGCGCCGTCGAAGAGCACCCGAAAGAAGCAGCCGAAGGCGAACACGATGCGCGAAAAGAAGGGCATGGCGGCGGGAGCATACGGTCCGAGGACCCGCTTGCCCATCCCCCCAACGGAGCGCTCCGGCGCTATGGTAGCGCGCCATGGCCGTACGCCTCGCCGACGTCCTCACGCTCTTGGATCGCATCGCACCCCTCCGCTTCGCCGAGCCCTGGGACAACGTCGGCTTGCTGGTGGACCCGACCTCCAGCAGCACGCTGGGCGTGTCGCGTGCGTTCCTCACCATCGAGCTGTCGGACGACGTGCTGGGGGAAGCCGTGGAGCGCCGCGCGGAGCTGATCATCGCCTATCACCCGCCCATCTTCTCGGGGCTCAAGCGCCTGCGTCAGCGAAACCCGGAAGAGCGCGTGGTGCTGCAAGCGATTCGCGCGGAGCTCCCGGTGTATTCGCCGCACACCGCGCTGGACGCCGCGCCGGGGGGCGTGAACGACTGGCTGGCGTCCGTCTTGGGTCGTGGGCGCGTAGAGCCGCTGCTGCGCTCCGCCGTCGGGGCTGCAGAGCTCAAGCTCGTGGTGTTCGTGCCGGCGGATCGCGCCGACGCGCTCCGAAATGCCCTCAGTGAGGAAGCCGGCGCCGGCGTCATCGGCAACTACTCCCACTGCAGCTTCAACCTGCTCGGCCGTGGCACCTTCTGGGGAAACGACCAGGCCAATCCGCAGGTGGGTCAGCGTGGTCACCTGGAAAGCGTGGACGAGCTGCGCATGGAAATGGTCTGCGATCGCAAGGCGCTACCGCGTGTGGCGGAGGTCATCCACCGCGTGCACCCCTATGAAGAGCCGGCGTGGGAGGCGTATCCCCTCGAACCCACGGCGCCTCCCGGCTTCGGCATGGGCCGTCTGCTCACCTTGGACGAGCCCGCGCCGCTCTCCGCGCTGGTCGATCGCGTGAAGCGCGGCCTGGGTCTCGCTCACGTGCGCGTGGCCGCCAGTCGCCGCCACCGCGAAGGCCTGCCGCTCCGCACCGCCGCCGTGTGCGCCGGCGCCGGTGGCTCGCTGTTCGAGAAGGCGCCGCCGGCAGACCTGTACCTCACCGGCGAGATGCGTCACCACGACGTGCGCGCCCGCGTAGCCGCCGGGCACACCGTGATCCTGTGCGAGCACACCAACACGGAACGCGGCTACTTGCCGCTCTACGCGCAGCGCATCGTGGAAGCGTCCGGAGGCGCCTTGAAAGTGATCCTCTCGTCCCGAGATCGAGATCCCTTCGAGACCGTGTGATCGTTTGATTGTTGGTCCGCCGCGAGCCCCGGCGCGTTACGGCGAATACTCGACGGCGCCGATGTCCGGCGTTCCCGAGATCGGGTTGCCGTAG
The window above is part of the Polyangiaceae bacterium genome. Proteins encoded here:
- a CDS encoding DUF2760 domain-containing protein, whose amino-acid sequence is MGKRVLGPYAPAAMPFFSRIVFAFGCFFRVLFDGAFAERAHAVRDGMPELPPPVEEKKKAPEVTPALQLLSLLQREGRLVDFLQQDVAGFSDADIGAAARVVHEGCRKALAKHAKIAAIRSEDEGDKVTVPEGYDPASVKLVGNVSGSGPFTGVLRHKGWRLEKLELPSLVGDGSAEVLAPAEVEL
- a CDS encoding Nif3-like dinuclear metal center hexameric protein: MAVRLADVLTLLDRIAPLRFAEPWDNVGLLVDPTSSSTLGVSRAFLTIELSDDVLGEAVERRAELIIAYHPPIFSGLKRLRQRNPEERVVLQAIRAELPVYSPHTALDAAPGGVNDWLASVLGRGRVEPLLRSAVGAAELKLVVFVPADRADALRNALSEEAGAGVIGNYSHCSFNLLGRGTFWGNDQANPQVGQRGHLESVDELRMEMVCDRKALPRVAEVIHRVHPYEEPAWEAYPLEPTAPPGFGMGRLLTLDEPAPLSALVDRVKRGLGLAHVRVAASRRHREGLPLRTAAVCAGAGGSLFEKAPPADLYLTGEMRHHDVRARVAAGHTVILCEHTNTERGYLPLYAQRIVEASGGALKVILSSRDRDPFETV